The following coding sequences are from one Triticum dicoccoides isolate Atlit2015 ecotype Zavitan chromosome 4A, WEW_v2.0, whole genome shotgun sequence window:
- the LOC119287651 gene encoding uncharacterized protein SYNPCC7002_A1590-like has protein sequence MAASLRSPPPVPAASAFRRCRAAAVVCASSSSSSSSSAVSSAPKARFVARRSESTSVQQLARPLAEYMGLPASQYSVLDAERIERVDESTFRCYVYRFRFFALEVCPVLLVRVDEEPNGCCIRLLSCKLEGSPLVEAQNDKFSASMVNRVFCNSSSEGSTLQQLTSDATIEVVIDIPFPFQALPVEAIESSGRQVLEQLLRVMLPRFLKQLDKDYRAWASGDSSRKPLGTGEI, from the exons ATGGCCGCGTCCCTCCGCTCGCCGCCGCCCGTGCCCGCCGCCTCCGCCTtccgccgctgccgcgccgccgccgtcgtctgcgcctcctcatcctcctcgtcgtcctcctcggcCGTGTCGTCCGCTCCCAAGGCGCGCTTCGTCGCCCGCCGCTCCGAGTCCACCTCCGTCCAGCAGCTCGCCCGCCCCCTCG CGGAGTACATGGGCCTGCCGGCGAGCCAGTACTCGGTGCTGGACGCGGAGCGCATCGAGCGCGTCGACGAGTCCACCTTCCGCTGCTACGTCTACCGCTTCCGCTTCTTCGCGCTCGAGGTCTGCCCCGTCCTCCTCGTCCGCGTCGACGAGGAGCCCAACGGCTGCTGCATCCGCCTCCTCTCCTGCAAG ctggaggggtCGCCCCTTGTGGAGGCGCAGAATGACAAATTCTCGG CTTCCATGGTAAATAGGGTTTTCTGCAACAGCAGTTCAGAGGGTTCGACGCTTCAACAGCTTACATCGGATGCTACGATCGAG GTTGTAATTGACATTCCCTTTCCATTTCAAGCACTACCAGTTGAAGCTATCGAATCAAGTGGCAGGCAAGTGCTTGAGCAGTTACTCCGAGTCATGCTTCCACGATTTCTGAAGCAG CTTGATAAAGACTACCGAGCTTGGGCCTCGGGCGATTCTTCACGGAAACCGCTTGGCACTGGGGAAATATGA